In Trichoderma asperellum chromosome 1, complete sequence, a single window of DNA contains:
- a CDS encoding uncharacterized protein (EggNog:ENOG41), producing MAMDSGEKLSGREPSTPVMAAADTVPKPIDEAEVVTPKTTRDSLVTVRLSEPPTLTLETASARNSDIPEVPTLPATSEPIEEITSSDAPDAARNSTATLSASAEANRSLHDELGEYDDADSDGSDSEEVNWEKLEKTEDEQTKDEETDNSTALLLARLEQENAKLATNPKTVKVQLVEKPPPNRPRPPSMAMLRKMVRGPTPAALRYSMLPPPPMTDLEFYAALVKDYQQTAARLPTLLSNKIRKGIPPPLRGVVWQSMSGSRDHDLEEQYERLNGESSPYEGLIGKDLGRSFPGVEMFRDPDGDGQRMLGRVLKTFSLYDTKIGYCQGLAFLVGPLLMHMPDKQAFCILVRLMERYDLRSCFLPDLSGLHVRIYQFRELLRANLPALWSHLEDLQVETAYVSQWFLSFFATTCPLPMLFRIYDVIFAEGAPETLMRVALSLMRRNEARLLSCTELEDVMQLLLSRGLWDCYHYNADEFVQDFASLTGIVTREKLAQLEQGYRESLVATANTARTSDIATAAARFLGRIWASSGAFPRSSGLAPGFSAPSRPLSMLRRSTSKQSLASTLNSVEASSASVMSSSSTDATTVSRDSSNTTEDDSASRESTPVAPKVAASSSKNTDDKHLHGQIEDLLTVLSELQRNHALLSSELKREREEREEDRKAVRSLLDGLRKRVSLADEESDEEEEEEEEEEEAEEEDGKDSLKSSKEATGNDDEQGEDEEKEEEDEAEKSADDDLADISDAPSAEDLEELLDRVESRFGNGTDSDDGNKSKSQPSASGTNSELQIELQQAKDQLASAMSQNQNFSRQIHDLDQEMSSLKEQIRESHSHVRTLHQDKQRLEKQIQALRARPTSSDPGLGGLDTGTEWTPKPPAGLREFKLGRSKSMASQGSSYNRRKSSVMQNNDLVPPLPASMPPTPLASDESKSPQNDLDTLLMELAQAKTVQAIAKQEAEEAKQQLEAMKKMYNHAQAQLQAQAQAQADSPNGPVSPGSTNAKVATTAATSPGSGGGGFWGWRR from the exons GTCCACGCCAGTcatggccgccgccgacACAGTCCCAAAGCCCATCGACGAAGCCGAAGTTGTAACCCCAAAGACGACCCGTGATTCACTGGTGACCGTAAGGCTTTCCGAGCCGCCAACCCTGACGTTGGAAACCGCCTCTGCTCGAAATAGTGATATACCCGAGGTACCTACGCTGCCAGCGACCAGCGAGCCGATCGAGGAAATCACCAGCTCTGATGCGCCAGACGCCGCTCGAAACTCGACCGCCACCTTGTCTGCCTCCGCAGAGGCAAACCGTAGCCTCCATGATGAACTCGGAGAGTATGACGATGCCGATAGCGATGGCTCGGATTCAGAGGAGGTCAACTGGGAAAAGCTTGAAAAGACGGAAGACGAACAGACCAAAGACGAAGAGACTGATAAC TCCACCGCTCTGCTTCTGGCCCGTTTAGAACAGGAAAATGCCAAGTTGGCGACAAATCCAAAGACCGTCAAGGTCCAGCTCGTCGAGAAGCCTCCGCCAAACAGGCCGCGCCCACCATCAATGGCTATGCTCCGTAAGATGGTTCGAGGGCCCACGCCCGCCGCGTTACGATACTCGATGCTGCCTCCGCCGCCAATGACAGATCTCGAATTCTACGCGGCTCTCGTCAAGGACTACCAGCAGACCGCAGCCAGACTCCCCACGCTGCTGTCCAACAAGATTCGCAAGGGAATCCCCCCGCCGCTGAGAGGCGTTGTGTGGCAGAGCATGTCTGGCTCTCGTGACCACGACTTGGAGGAGCAGTACGAGCGACTCAATGGTGAATCTAGCCCGTATGAGGGTCTCATTGGCAAGGATCTCGGCCGGAGTTTTCCTGGTGTTGAAATGTTTCGCGACCCTGACGGAGACGGCCAGCGTATGCTTGGGCGCGTGTTGAAGACATTTAGTCTGTATGATACCAAGATCGGATACTGTCAAGGCCTCGCGTTTCTTGTTGGCCCTCTGTTGATGCACATGCCTGACAAACAGGCATTCTGTATTTTGGTTCG GCTCATGGAGCGCTATGACCTGAGAAGCTGCTTTCTACCAGATCTTTCGGGACTTCATGTGCGAATATACCAATTCCGAGAGCTCTTGAGAGCCAATCTCCCCGCGCTGTGGAGCCACCTGGAAGATCTGCAGGTAGAAACAGCCTACGTCTCGCAGTGGTTCCTAAGTTTCTTTGCAACCACCTGCCCCCTGCCGATGCTATTCCGCATTTACGACGTGATTTTCGCCGAGGGCGCACCTGAGACACTAATGCGCGTCGCACTATCACTAATGCGGAGGAACGAGGCTAGGTTGCTATCTTGCACTGAGCTTGAAGATGTGATGCAGCTCCTCTTGTCCAGGGGTTTATGGGATTGCTACCACTACAACGCCGACGAGTTTGTGCAAGATTTCGCCAGCCTCACTGGCATTGTCACTCGAGAGAAGCTCGCCCAGCTGGAGCAGGGATACCGTGAATCTCTAGTTGCGACCGCCAATACCGCCCGCACATCTGATATTGCAACCGCTGCCGCCCGTTTCCTAGGTCGCATCTGGGCATCGTCTGGTGCATTCCCCAGAAGCTCAGGCTTGGCTCCAGGTTTCAGTGCACCATCAAGGCCATTGAGTATGTTGCGTCGGAGCACCTCCAAACAAAGCCTTGCCTCCACCCTAAACTCGGTTGAGGCAAGCTCCGCCAGTGTTATGAGTTCATCCTCGACAGATGCCACTACTGTGTCAAGAGACTCTTCAAACACTACCGAGGACGATTCTGCAAGCCGAGAATCAACCCCGGTAGCACCCAAGGTcgctgccagcagcagcaagaacaCAGACGATAAGCATTTGCATGGCCAAATTGAAGATCTCCTCACCGTGCTAAGCGAGCTGCAGCGTAATCATGCGCTGCTGTCGAGCGAACTGAAACGCGaacgagaggagagagaagaggaccGAAAAGCTGTTCGATCTCTCTTGGACGGGCTCAGGAAGAGAGTAAGCCTCGCGGATGAGGAAtcagacgaggaagaagaagaggaagaagaagaagaggaggcggaggaggaggatggaaAAGATAGTTTGAAGAGCTCTAAAGAGGCTACTGGAAATGATGATGAACaaggagaggatgaagagaaggaagaagaagacgaagcagagAAATCGGCTGATGATGACTTGGCCGATATATCAGATGCGCCATCTGCAGAAGACTTGGAAGAGCTGCTTGATAGAGTGGAAAGCCGCTTTGGAAATGGAACTGACAGTGACGATGGCAACAAGAGTAAATCTCAGCCATCAGCATCTGGCACGAACTCGGAATTGCAGATTGAGCTACAGCAGGCCAAAGACCAGCTTGCCAGTGCCATGTCGCAGAACCAGAATTTCAGCCGGCAGATACACGACTTGGACCAGGAGATGTCATCTCTGAAAGAGCAAATCCGGGAAAGTCACAGCCACGTTAGGACCCTTCACCAGGACAAGCAGCGGCTTGAAAAGCAGATACAAGCTTTGCGAGCCAGACCAACATCCAGTGATCCGGGCCTGGGAGGTCTCGATACGGGAACAGAGTGGACTCCCAAGCCCCCCGCTGGGCTGAGGGAGTTTAAGCTTGGACGTAGTAAGTCCATGGCTTCCCAGGGCTCATCATATAACAGACGAAAGTCCTCGGTGATGCAGAACAACGACCTGGTGCCACCGCTACCGGCGTCGATGCCCCCAACACCATTGGCGTCAGACGAGAGCAAATCGCCTCAGAATGACCTCGATACGCTGCTGATGGAACTTGCGCAAGCAAAGACGGTGCAGGCTATTGCCAAGCAAGAGGCCGAAGaggcgaagcagcagctggaggcgatgaagaagatgtatAATCACGCTCAAGCTCAGCTTCAAGCCCAGGCTCAGGCCCAGGCCGACTCCCCCAACGGTCCTGTATCCCCAGGCTCGACTAACGCCAAAGTTGCGACGACCGCAGCTACGTCTCCTGGAtcaggtggtggtggtttcTGGGGCTGGCGCAGGTGA